TTGGTGCTATTAAAGTTGCCGCTCAAAATAAATTTCATCCTTCCTTTGCCTGCATCGATACCATACCTGGCGATAATGTCAAGACCACGGGTACGGGTGTTGAGCGCGTTGGTAAAATAGGCGCCTTGTGCAGCGCTGAGTCCTTGACCTATCAGATACTGCTCTAATAAGTCGACACCATTGCGTTCTATTCCGGCAAACTGTTCAGATAAAATCACCCGATCCCGGATATTGATCTGATATCCGTCAATAGTTAAAGCAAAGCTTTTTGCATTAAAAGTAATTCCACCACTCAGGTTGACCGATTTTTCAGCTTTAAGGTCAGTCGCTCCAAGCGCTTTAGCGATTTTTGTGCCTACAGGAAAAAATCCAGTTTCGATCAAGGAAGTGCCTAAAGTCGTAGTCTGAATAGCTGAATAATTGGACTGACCAAGAGAAGGGGCTCTAAAGCCTGTGCTGATAGCTCCACGAAGTGCAACTATGGGCGAGAGCTCGATCCGGGTTGCAAATTTTCCATTCGCGGCCAATCCAAAATCAGAGAAATTTTCCAGCCGGCCTGCAACAGAGGTAGTCCATCCCTTGGTGGGTTGTGTTTCTAATTCTGAGTAGATAGCCATACTGGATCGGCTGTCAGATACATTGTCTTTCCATCCGGGAAAACACTGACAGCCGGCTGCAGCTCTTGACCCTTTGTTAGGACCATCCTGAACACCTCCGGATATGGCATTGCCATCATAATAAGATGATATTTCGCCAGGACTGATTTTATAGTTTTCAAACTTAAGCTCAGCTCCGAGTGCCAGATTGAGAGGGCTGGCGAAATTCGAAGGGAAACTCCTGTTCATATCAAAATTGGTAGTGGCTTGTGTAAAATGTAAAGTACCATCATACATCTCTGTCTTTTGCTGAATGTCTTTGTCCGGAAAAGAAAATGCTCCAATATTACCTAGCGAAGTATTGTGTGTGTTCTTCATATCCAGTCTAAAGGCATTGGTGCCGATGACTTCACTCAGATCATAATTCCATTTTGAACCAATCTTTCCTTTTAGCCCGGCACCGAGTGAAAGGTCTGTTAGTTTAGCATTGATCAAAGGGAGGAATCCATCCGGATAGATCGATCGAATCGTGCGACTATCACTTGCTCTTCTAAAGAAACAACCTGACAGGCCATCCCGGTAATTGCCACCACCAAATAAATAGAAGCTGGTGTTATCTGACAATGGGCTTTCACCATTGAGAAATACACTAAAGTCATTAAACTTACTATCGCCATATCTGAAATTCTGAGTTCTATCAAAGCTATTTTCACGGGAGTCTCCACTGAAATAATTTATCCTCACATCATCCCCCTGGCGATTAGTCCTTCCTTGCAGGCGATACTGCCCACTTAAATAATAATTACCTTTGCCAATATTAAATCCTTTGCCAACATGCAGGTTGACACGCTGGCCATCCGTGATCAATTCTTTTTTTACTTTGGTCAAATAATCAAAAGAAAATAAAGGACCATTATTGTCCTGTAAGGATTGATTGGTAATGCCATCAAATAGACCTTCCCCTGGTTTATATCCTTTTTCAAAATTAGTAAAGTGTGAGCCGGTACTCATCTCAAAGTCAAAGCCGGCATCTTTTTTAAGAATAATATTGATTACACCAGCGATGGCATCTGACCCATATTGTGCAGATGCTCCGTCGCGCAATACCTCTATTCGCTCGATGGCGCTGGAAGGAATCGAATTGATGTCTACGCCCGTACTGCCTCTGCCGACAGTACCATTGACATGTACTAACGCACTGGTATGTCTACGCTTACCATTGACCAGGATGAGCACTTGGTCGGGACCCAGACCTCGAAGTGTGGCAGGTCTGAAATGGTCTGATCCATCAGTGATAGAAGGCTTGGTGACACTATACGAAGGTACCAGATTTTGAATGGCTTGTATCGTCTGGGTGGCACCTGAAGAGCGAAGGTCTTTGGACCCGATGATATCGACCGGTACAGGAGAGTTGATTACAGTACGCTCACCACCACGGGTACCAATGACGACGATTTCATTAAGTCCCAGGATGTCTTCTTCCATAGTAACATTTAACTCTAGAGATCCACTGGAAATAGTTACATCTTTGGTCACTGGTATATATCCTAAATAAAGAAACCTCACCTTATATTGCCCCGGAGGCAAGACGACACTGTATTGTCCATCTTCATCAGAGATTGTGCCTAGGCTCGAATTTAGTACTTCGACCGAGGCGCCTATGATCGGCTGTTTGGCGGCATCACTGATTATACCAGACACGGTCTGACCTACAGCAGTGGATACAACCATAAGTCCAAAGAACATTAGTGTAATAAATTTCATGTTTGTTTAATTTTGGTTAGTTAAAAATAGGAATTAGGGGGAAATTACAAAATAATCAGGTAATTATAATACACTTATGTTTGTAACCCCCATTTGGGAAATGCTCTGCCAAAGACCAGCATTATGGCCTGTTATTTTCATCAAGAACAAGATTGCAAAGAATCTTTTCGATGAAATTCTGAAATTAAAATTTTGATAAAAGATACTTGCAATACCAATACCAATGACTCATGACTCACATGACCCAAAATGCAATTGAGCCTATTGCGATGCTGATGATAATAAACAAAATGACCAATATGATTTTTTTCCAGTGTACTTCCTGAAGAAAAGATTTAATGTATATCATGAAATAGAGGGGTGTTCAAAAGATCCTGAGACATAGAATCCCGATCAGCTTTAATACATCTGGAAGTCAATCGCCGTCGTAACCTCAGATTATTATTTAGAGAGTTTGACCAAAATCTGAAGTACCCATGATCCTGAATTGAAAGCAAGTAATCTCTGTAAATCAATTAACAATGATTTTAATAAAAAAGTCTTACAGATGATTGGTAAAACGTGGTCGTCTTAGTTATATGGATAGAACTATTTTGTTCACATCCTGCTGCTGCATACAATCAAAATGGCCTTTTGGACAATGATCTCTGCCAAACCTTGCACATGGTCTGCAATTCAAACCCGATACTTCGAAAGATTGGTTGAGGTCAGGAAAATGAGCACCATAGAAAGGCCAGAAACCAAACTCCGCGAGGGTGCTGCCCCAGACACTACGTATAGGTTTTTTCAAAGCAGCAGCTATATGCATCATACCCGTATCCGGTGCTATCACCATGAATGATTGTGCCAATAGGGAGGCAGATTGGCTTATGGAGTATCTTCCACAAGTATTGATCACCCGATCCGATTCAAGTAGCTTGCCTTCCCGTTCCTCTGCTTTGCCACCGATGATTACTATAGGCCACTTGGTAGCCAGGTCAGCCGTCAGCACTTGTAGTTTCTCAACAGGGATCCTTTTGGTAAAATGTGCTGCTCCGATCACCAATGCGATATAAGGTGATTGGACAGCAATCGTTTTTAAGTCAACTTTGTCTTTTTCCGGAATAAAGTAATCTAAGCCCTGACCATCGTCTTCTACCAGATATTTTTTTAGGGACTCAAGGTATCTTATCGCGATATGATCTTTAGGCAATCTGATTATTTTAAAATATACGGCCAACCATTTGGCTAGATTCCCTTTGTGATAAGTTACCACGGGCACCTGCCAGAGTCGAAGCCGGATTAATCTGGACCGAAGATTGTTGTGCAGATCGAGTATGAGGTCGAATCCTTCAGCTTTTAATGAAGGGACCAACTCGCCAAGCGACGACTCTAGCAGCCAAATTTTTTCAATGTATGGGTTGGCAACCAACAGATCTTTGAAAGCACTTTTGGTAAGATAATGGACTTCACAGTTCGTTTGAGTTTTTAGACATCGTACTGCCAGCGTGGTCAATACGATATCCCCTAATGAACTAAGACGAATGACTAATACCTTCTTCAACAATTCCGGAAAGGTAAAGGAAATTTACTGTTTGATAAATTTCAAACTACCTCCTATACCGTCTAGGGTGAGATTGATGACATACATGCCTGCCTGAAGTTTATCTACAGGGATACTCCATGACTGATCACCCGCACCAAACTTCTTGTTTGCTGACCACACCATTTTACCCATGAGATCGTATACCCCTATTTTATTCGTTTTGATAGAAGATGGTTGCTTCCATTGTAAAGTGATAAGATCGGTGGCTACAGGATTGGGAGACAATCTGGCTCCGAATCGCTTAGCGAGATCATCTTTGGCAGAGGTGGTGATGGTTCGTTCACCATTGGCAAACCATACACCGAGCTTGGCGTTCTGAACCAATGCAGTGGCAAAGCCAACAGGACTAATTTTGCTTTTATCTACTTTTATCTGACCCAGGACTTTGGTATTGGAGTTAGTATTGGCATTAAACAAGACTCTGTCGTCCGCCGTAGAAAAATTAGGAAAACACAACTGACCATTGACAAAGATAGTATCCAGGGTGCCGGTTTCAGTATTGCCGCCGAGTAAAAGATAAGTGGTCTGGGATGCTGTGGCTCCCTCAATGAGCATATCCATAGCGATGATATGAGGGCTGTTTTTGGAGAATGTCGCATTACCTACACTTGTTTTCTCAGGAAGTTGACTGAATAATTTTGCGATTTTCCCATCGGCCCAGGTAGCTCTTTCGCCATCAAACACCCGCAAGAAAGAAATATCCCAATACACGATATCCACTCCACTGGAGTTGCGTATGGTGCTCTGAGCATCATACATAATCTCCTGGCTCGTATGATCAAACTCCATTGCATCAGCATAATCTACAGCACCTGTAATTTTACCTGTAGAATAGGTTGGATTGTAGAGATCAAATACTCGCCACTCACCGCTTTGACCAATGGTATAGTCAAATACATGAATTTTGTTTTCTTTGATATCTTTGATAGCGGCAACTCGGTTGCCATCTTTTGATATCACCGCATTGCGCCAGATGGGATCACTTTGCAATACGCCGGTCTCTGTGATCTTATTTTGAGCCCAATCGATGATGATATAATGTATTTTTTTGTCTTTACCTACAAATATGATACCCGACCCATCGTCAGTGACGCTGGCTCTACTGAGCGGAGGTTTCGAAGACAGTGGATTGGAAATGAGTTTACCAGTGCCATCTGCCATATACAGGGCTGATTGTGCATCATCCGTAAAAATAATAAAATCCGTACCAGGGTTGGTCACTACATCCGTCTGTGTTGGAGTAGACGCTCCATCCAGGATACCTACGGCATCATAGGCGGCTTTGGCTGCTACTACTTCCGCGCTGCTTGCACCATAAAGATCTGTAGCAGACTGAATCACTGCTTTGCGGCAATCTATAAATCTTGAACTTCGGGTAAGATATCTGGTCAGTGTACGATAATATACTTTCTCCGCCTTGTCAAGGTCATTGATAGAAGTAGCATATTTGTAAAAAGCCCAATTATTGATACCGCTATTGATATGGACTCCGCCATTATCCTTGGTACCCTCGTACCGCTCCAAGTAAATACGAGGTTGATATCCATTGTCATTCAATTGATTACCACCATTATGAGGATCGATAAAACTTCGCAGCGCCCCGGTGGGAAATACTGATTTTTTGACCACATCTTCTCCTATGAGCCAATCATCACGATCGATTAATCGTCCAAATATATCCGCAAATGACTCATTCAAGGCACCACTTTCTGATTCATAATCCAGGTTGGCAGTAGCCTGTATCACCCCATGGGACATTTCGTGACCCGCTACATCGAGTGCTTTGGCCAAGGGCGTAAAAGCATCTTTGCCGTTGCCATAATACATGGATTCGCCATCCCAAAAAGCATTATCCATGGAGGTGCCATCGTCCTCAGCAACATTGATGAAAGAAAGGATATTTCCTCCGCGGCCATTGATGGAATTCCTATTATGCTTGTTCAAATAATATTCGTAGGCAAGGCCCGCATTCTGATGGGCAGAGGCTGCTGCCACGCTGATCCAGCCTGAATTGGAAGTAGAATTGATTAAATTCGAGTTAAAGGTTCTGGGATTAGCAGGGCTTCTGTTATGCCCGTCAAAGGTCCAGATCACGCCTATAGGTTCTTCATTGTCAGCTCCAATAGTTTTAAACATAGCACGGGTAGCATCGACGAGATAGTACCTGCCAGCGTCGAGATAAGTATTAAGTATAAGATTTCGGCCCTGAAGATCGATAGCTTGGCTAGTAGCTTTACCGTCAAAATCAAACTTGTAATTACTTATATGATTTGATTTTGGAGAAGAAGCGGCATTATTTTGACTAAGAAAAGATGTCTGATCAATCGGAAGAAAAGTGCATAAGTTTTTATATTTCTTTATAATCTCTCCAGTATGGGCATCTACTCTGTACTCCCATTGTTCAAACCCATTGACAATGATAGAAACAGCATAAGCCAGATGGGCTTTTTTGTTTTTATCATAAAATATAATCTCTTCACTTGAGAAAAGCTTTCGGCTTGAAGGTTTGTCCAAAGCAAGGAGGGCATCAGGGTCTTTACCCATAGTCATCAAATCTGCCTTGATGAGTGTTTCGACTTGTGCAATCGGCAAAGTGGCATGAATATCCAGGTCAGTCGGAGTAGCATATACAGTACCATTGACTTGATTCATGATATTGTTTTTGCCATGTATGATGATCTCACCCCCATACACCGGTATACCTTTATATACTTGTCTTACTTTAATATGCTGCATGCCCAGATCATCAGTCTCTGTGCTTTGATATTCAAATTCCCGGGTCACATCCTGCACCTTCATTTTATCTTTGAATTGATGGAGGAAAGCAAAGACAGAAGAATTGGCAGCTCTTAGATTGAAACTGACTTTCTGATCACTCTGAGCCCAAAAGGAAGATTGATCGAGGTAGTCCATATTGGAAAGTGCAGGAATAGAAGTCAGCGGACCCATCCGGAGGCTCTTGCGAATCTCACTTGGCTCATTGGTGTTAAGGTGGTTGGACAGTCCTGGTACCTTTTTTGCAGGCTGGAGTACTGTCGAACCTGGAACCTGGTTTCCAAAATTGATGTTTTTAAAACCAGATTGGCCTAAACCCAACTGTGTAAGGGTAAGTAAAAAAATTACAAAACGCATAGTTAGATCTTTTTTTTATCAGTAGTAGTGACGATATGTTTTAAGAGAGAGTAATATAGCTTTAAGTTTCCAGGGACATCTTCTGCTCCACCCCATACAAGTTTTTGCCTGGATGCTTTGTCCGCATACTCAATAAACTGATAGGTGTTGGCGGGTTGATTAAGTTGCATGGCAGGTATGCCTAAAAAAGCATAATTGCTAAAGATTTGTTTGGTTTCTCCGGTCGGTAGTCTTTTGATGAAAGTGTATTCAGCGTCATTTAAGGATTGTTTTTTGTATAAATCTCCACTTTCAAGCAATGCATAGGTAGTCTCTATCCCGGCAAATCCACCTCCCTGACCAAAATAAATGATGTCTTTTGGATAGTTGGCGATCTTTTTTTGTGATAATCCCGGCTGGTTGAAACTCATAATCAGGAGGAAAAATACAACCGATCTTATTAAACTTATTACTTTCATTTATCAGTATGACGAAAATTTAAAGTATCGTCACTGTACGGAGTTATAAAATTAACTCCTAATGCATTGCAATTCTACAAATTAATATGTACTTTTGAAAATCTTCATTCACAAAAAAAATTGATAAGTATGAAACAATTGTTTTTATTAGTCTGCATGATTGCTATGGTCAGCATCGGACAGAGTCAAAGTTGCCATTCCATGGCAGGTGCTTCCGGATGTTGTGCAAGCAAAGCTGCTGCTATGGTTGCTGCTCAGGATGCAGGTCTGTTAATCAAAAAAGATGTCGCTACAGGGGACATTAGTTATTTGAAAAAGTCGTGTTCTTATAGTGCGAATTCCTCGATGGTAGAGATGAGCTTTGATCCTGCTTCTGGCAATTTTGTCAATAAAGCACCTACGAGTTCTAATGAAATGTATGCAATGCCTGTATCCAGCAACTCCACCTCAGAAGTGAAAAAAATGGATTGTAGCCAAATGAGCAAAGCAGAGTGTGCTGAGAAAATGGCGAAAGGTGAGTGTCATCCTAAATCAAAAACTTAATACCGCTACATACTTACAAGTTAATTAACGCATATATAAGCCGCTATAAATCTATAGTTTGTAGCGGTTTATTTATTTTTACTCTATATAATTATAAACGTACCTGGATTAGAACCTTTATTGGATATTAAATCTATCTTTGCATCACCCCTCCAAACTCTATCACATTATACAAATTAAAGCATATGGCTTTTTCCTATTTCAACTCTGTAGATGAAACCATAGGGAATACTCCAATCATCAAATTGCAGTCTATCTCTGCCCAGGTCAATTCAAATGTATACGCCAAATTTGAATCTTACAATCCGGGGCATTCGGCGAAGGATCGAATAGCTTTGTATATCATCAACAAAGCAGAGCGTGAAGGAAAGTTAAAACCTGGTGGTACCATCATAGAATGTACCTCCGGCAATACAGGTAGATCACTGGCTATGATTGGGGGCCATCGTGGTTACAAATGTATTTTTACGGTACCGAATAAAATCAGTGAAGAAAAGAAAAGAATTCTGGTAGCACTTGGTGCCGAGGTACATGTATGTCCTGCTTCTGTCAAGCCAGAAGATCCAAGGTCTTATTATAGTCAAGCCCAATTTTTCGCGGACAGCATTCCCAATTCATATTTTGTCAATCAGTACTATAATATGGACAATGTCGATGCACATTACCATATCACCGGTCCTGAAGTGTGGGAGCAAACCAATGGTGAAATCACGCATTTCCTTGCTTGTTCTGGAAGTGGCGGCACTTTGAGCGGCACTTCAAAATACCTGAAAGAACGCAATCCCAATATTCGGATTATAGGTGTAGATGCATATGGCTCGGTACTTAAAAAATATTTTGAAGAAGGTGTTTTTGACAAATCGATCATCAAACCATACGCACTCGAAGGGGTAGGTAAAAACATTATTCCATTGACTTTTATCACAGATCATCTCGACCAAATGGTCCAGGTAAAGGATCAGCTAGCGATCAAAAGAGCGATTAAGCTGACAGCTGAAGAAGGCCTCATGATCGGTCCCAGTGGCGGGGCAGCGATACAGGGTGTGTTTGAAATACGCAAAAATTTAAAACCAACTGACCAAATACTCATCTTGGTGCCAGATCACGGTAGCCTTTACCTGAGCAAACTATATGACGATGAATGGATGAATGAAAATGTCTATCACAAACCCAGGAAAAACAAGTATGGTATACCTTCTTATCATCGCATGAAGAAATTGCTCAATGGTATATATGAGAGCTATAAATAAAGCTTGCCTTTAAGGAAAAGGTGCAGGATCATTCAATCATGCACCTTCTGAAACTAGAATTTGTCTGAAAATATAATGGAGTGTGTACAATAGGTCAAATTGTCCTGATATTTTAGCTTAGTCATATTTTGTAATCAAAGATGGTGCTTGTCTATGAGGTATTTCTGCCAAAATAATGATACCATACAGACATATTATCTTATACAGTTGAAGTTAAAAGAGAAGGTTTTATGCCAAACCGTTTTTCGAATATATCAGAGAAATATCTTGCATCGTGGTAACCCACAGCAAAGGTGACTTCCTTGACGCTCATTTTATGACCATTTTCGAGCAAATCCTTTCCTTTGAGTAATCTTAATTCCTGAAGAGATTGGTTAGGCGTAAGTGGAGATATCTCTTTGAATCGTCGGTAGAACTGTCTTTCGCTCAAGTTCATTTTTTTAGCCACAAAACTGATCCTTAGCCTTCTGTCCTTAAGATGATGGATATAGATTTGATATACCTCCTCTAACCATGCTTTATCATGTGGAGAAATTGTAATTGATGAATTGTTTTTTGTAACCATAGGCAGCTTGCTGAAAATCGCTTTTGAACTTAAAATCCTATATGATCAAAAATCCAAAAGGTAACTGATGTAATTCTGCCATTCTAGTGCTGCTAAACTGCCATATCTGCTATTTTTTTGGTTTCTTCTATATTAGCAGGAGGTATTTACTTAATAATCGGATAAAATAGTACCAGCTGGCTATTAAATAAGTTTGGATATTTTGGAAGGCCTTATCCCAAATCGTTTCATAAATAAATTTGAAAAATATCTCGAGTTATTGAACCCAATAGCATAGCCGACTTCTTTGACTGTGATCGCCTTGCTTTGTAACAGCATGTTTTTGGCCTTTTGTAACCGCATCTCCTGAAGAAATCGATTGGGGGTCAGATCAGTATATTGTTTAACCTTTCGATGAAACTGTCTTTCACTGATTGAAAAATGATCGGCGATTAACTTTACTTTTAGATTGCCTTTGGACAAGCATTGTTGATAATGGTGCTCGACCTTTGAAATCCAACTGTCATCAAACGAGGTTTCAGCTTTAAACATCTGTTTTCATTTTATTGATATTACATAAATGATTGGAAGCCATTTAATACAGGCTTCAGAATAGAAGTGTAATGAATCAATAAAATGTCAGCTTTGTAGCACCAGATTTAAATAAAAAAAACCCGGTGGATTGAAAATCACCGGGTTTCGCCTTCTTATTGTGAGAAATTTTATACTACTACATACTTGGAACTTTTTCTCCACGATGACAAGACATACAAGTCAATTTATGTTCTGATTTGAATTTTTTAGTGATATATTTTTTATTGATACCGTTAGTCATCTTGACCATTTCACGAGTCATATCCTTTTCTGGCTTAGCATCAGATACAAAATCCCATTGGCTGAAGGGCGCACCTTCTTTGGATACATGACAAAAATTACATTTTACTCCCAATGCTTTTGTCCACGATTGCATAACGGCTTTCAAGTCATCTCCTTTGACATCCTTGAGTACCTTCATATTTTGAGGACTGGTAGGCCAAGTCCAACTATCTTTGGGTTGGAAGGCAAATTCACAAAAGAAAGGAATAGCAACGATGATTGCAAAAATTCCAAGTTTGCTGGTCAATGATTTCATATAATTTTTAGAATTAGAGCATTAATGTATGACAATATTTTTTATCAGCAAAATGTTTGATACTAAAAGTGAATATATTAGTCTATAGACATTAGTTGATTCAATGCCGGGCCAAGATCAAAATCCGGGGTGGCACCAGATCTGGCGGCTACCGAAGCTCCCATAGCACAAGCATATCGAAGGCATTCCTCAGGGGAAAGACCTGACAAGGCCTTGGCCAAAAACATCGCCAAAAAAGAATCACCGCTCCCTATTGTATCAACCACCTCTACTTTGTATCCCGGATGAGAATAGGATGAGTCCCGATCATAATAAGCTGCACCCTGATCCCCTCTGGTCACCAGGATCATGTCTACCTCCGGGAAAGTGTTCAATAACAAATTTGCCTGATCAGATTCGTTGTTTGTCACCAGGCCAAACCAGGATGTGATGAGCGTTAACTCCTCATGATTGATTTTGATCCAGTCAGTATTAGAAAACAAATGATGCACGAGTTCCTGGTTGTAAAAAGGTGTCCGTAAATTGATATCACAGATCTTTAAGGAAGCCACGGTCCACAATCGCTGCAAGGAGCGGCGATTGATCTCAGACCTGCAAGCCAATGATCCGAATACGAGGATAGGGGCTAATGGGGTAAGGTTGGATAAAAGTTCTTCTTTGATTTTAATAAAATCCCAGGCTGCCGGAGCTTGTATATTGTAGCTGGCTTCTTGTTTTTCATTCAGTTGGACAAGGACCTGACCTGTAGGTTGGTCATTCCATTGTATCAGATCGGTAGGTATCAGTTTACTTCGTAGAAAGTCTGCCAATTCATAGCCAAGATCATCTTTGCCTAAGGCTGTTAAAGGTGATGCATTCAATCCAAGTCGGTGCAAGTGGAAGGCTACATTCATGGGAGCTCCGCCGGGCATTTTGCCTTGGGGTAACATATCCCAGAGTATTTCGCCAAAACAGATTATTTTTTGCATAGGAGGCCAAAATAGAAAGATTAAATAAAAAAATATAATAGAACAGAGGAGTTCAACCTCTTTCTTCTATTACGCTATATATCCCTGCTCAAAGCGGCTTCTATGTCCTTGTCCGGAATAAACCATATTCCAGCGACCAAGATAAATAACACAGCACTGACTATGGGATAATAAAAAGCGAAGATAAGTGCTAGTAAATAAGCTATGTTAGAAAGAAGTCCTTTATGTGTTTGATGCCGGAGCAGCTCCATCATATCAGGATAGTCTCTGTGCGATTTTTTTATGCTCAGGAGCAACAAAAAATAAGCTAAACCACAACAATTGCATGAAACGGCATAAAGAATGACTGGTTCTTTAGCAAAATTGCTTTCGCCCATCCAGGCCGTGACGAAAGGTACTAATGACAACCAAAAAAGCAAATTAAGATTGGCCCAAAGGACTCGGCCATGTACTTTTTTGATGGAATGCAATAAATGATGATGATTAACCCAATAGATGCCCAAGCCGATAAAGCTCAGTACATAACTTAAGAACACTGGAGTAAGTTTGCTCAATGCTTGCCAACTGGTATCATGGGGAACTTTCATCTCCAGGACCATAATGGTGATGATAATGGCTATGACGCCATCACTAAAAGCTTCTAGTCGGGATTTGGTCATATTAAGAAGATAAAAACTGAGACACAAAATTTCGGGCAGTTAGTATGGATGCATAAATATCCTCCCGCGAACCTTCATAAGCCTTGTCTTCAACTTCAATACATACTGGTCCTCTATACCGTACACTGTTCAGGGCAGAAAAAAAATCCCTCCATCTTACATCAC
The window above is part of the Saprospiraceae bacterium genome. Proteins encoded here:
- a CDS encoding TonB-dependent receptor, which encodes MKFITLMFFGLMVVSTAVGQTVSGIISDAAKQPIIGASVEVLNSSLGTISDEDGQYSVVLPPGQYKVRFLYLGYIPVTKDVTISSGSLELNVTMEEDILGLNEIVVIGTRGGERTVINSPVPVDIIGSKDLRSSGATQTIQAIQNLVPSYSVTKPSITDGSDHFRPATLRGLGPDQVLILVNGKRRHTSALVHVNGTVGRGSTGVDINSIPSSAIERIEVLRDGASAQYGSDAIAGVINIILKKDAGFDFEMSTGSHFTNFEKGYKPGEGLFDGITNQSLQDNNGPLFSFDYLTKVKKELITDGQRVNLHVGKGFNIGKGNYYLSGQYRLQGRTNRQGDDVRINYFSGDSRENSFDRTQNFRYGDSKFNDFSVFLNGESPLSDNTSFYLFGGGNYRDGLSGCFFRRASDSRTIRSIYPDGFLPLINAKLTDLSLGAGLKGKIGSKWNYDLSEVIGTNAFRLDMKNTHNTSLGNIGAFSFPDKDIQQKTEMYDGTLHFTQATTNFDMNRSFPSNFASPLNLALGAELKFENYKISPGEISSYYDGNAISGGVQDGPNKGSRAAAGCQCFPGWKDNVSDSRSSMAIYSELETQPTKGWTTSVAGRLENFSDFGLAANGKFATRIELSPIVALRGAISTGFRAPSLGQSNYSAIQTTTLGTSLIETGFFPVGTKIAKALGATDLKAEKSVNLSGGITFNAKSFALTIDGYQINIRDRVILSEQFAGIERNGVDLLEQYLIGQGLSAAQGAYFTNALNTRTRGLDIIARYGIDAGKGRMKFILSGNFNSTKITNKDEVTTPAALKQYSETPLLGELEFNRFENATPRNSFNFSTTYDASRFNALVRFIRYGSVRSGDYNDFGNIVYQRYGAKVSTDLELGWKLSSASSVYLGSNNLFDVYPDKSRKDLAFNGIFQYDGTSPIGFNGRYVYARLTYNLKK
- a CDS encoding glycosyltransferase family 9 protein; the protein is MLKKVLVIRLSSLGDIVLTTLAVRCLKTQTNCEVHYLTKSAFKDLLVANPYIEKIWLLESSLGELVPSLKAEGFDLILDLHNNLRSRLIRLRLWQVPVVTYHKGNLAKWLAVYFKIIRLPKDHIAIRYLESLKKYLVEDDGQGLDYFIPEKDKVDLKTIAVQSPYIALVIGAAHFTKRIPVEKLQVLTADLATKWPIVIIGGKAEEREGKLLESDRVINTCGRYSISQSASLLAQSFMVIAPDTGMMHIAAALKKPIRSVWGSTLAEFGFWPFYGAHFPDLNQSFEVSGLNCRPCARFGRDHCPKGHFDCMQQQDVNKIVLSI
- a CDS encoding helix-turn-helix transcriptional regulator codes for the protein MVTKNNSSITISPHDKAWLEEVYQIYIHHLKDRRLRISFVAKKMNLSERQFYRRFKEISPLTPNQSLQELRLLKGKDLLENGHKMSVKEVTFAVGYHDARYFSDIFEKRFGIKPSLLTSTV
- a CDS encoding AraC family transcriptional regulator, with amino-acid sequence MFKAETSFDDSWISKVEHHYQQCLSKGNLKVKLIADHFSISERQFHRKVKQYTDLTPNRFLQEMRLQKAKNMLLQSKAITVKEVGYAIGFNNSRYFSNLFMKRFGIRPSKISKLI
- a CDS encoding M4 family metallopeptidase yields the protein MRFVIFLLTLTQLGLGQSGFKNINFGNQVPGSTVLQPAKKVPGLSNHLNTNEPSEIRKSLRMGPLTSIPALSNMDYLDQSSFWAQSDQKVSFNLRAANSSVFAFLHQFKDKMKVQDVTREFEYQSTETDDLGMQHIKVRQVYKGIPVYGGEIIIHGKNNIMNQVNGTVYATPTDLDIHATLPIAQVETLIKADLMTMGKDPDALLALDKPSSRKLFSSEEIIFYDKNKKAHLAYAVSIIVNGFEQWEYRVDAHTGEIIKKYKNLCTFLPIDQTSFLSQNNAASSPKSNHISNYKFDFDGKATSQAIDLQGRNLILNTYLDAGRYYLVDATRAMFKTIGADNEEPIGVIWTFDGHNRSPANPRTFNSNLINSTSNSGWISVAAASAHQNAGLAYEYYLNKHNRNSINGRGGNILSFINVAEDDGTSMDNAFWDGESMYYGNGKDAFTPLAKALDVAGHEMSHGVIQATANLDYESESGALNESFADIFGRLIDRDDWLIGEDVVKKSVFPTGALRSFIDPHNGGNQLNDNGYQPRIYLERYEGTKDNGGVHINSGINNWAFYKYATSINDLDKAEKVYYRTLTRYLTRSSRFIDCRKAVIQSATDLYGASSAEVVAAKAAYDAVGILDGASTPTQTDVVTNPGTDFIIFTDDAQSALYMADGTGKLISNPLSSKPPLSRASVTDDGSGIIFVGKDKKIHYIIIDWAQNKITETGVLQSDPIWRNAVISKDGNRVAAIKDIKENKIHVFDYTIGQSGEWRVFDLYNPTYSTGKITGAVDYADAMEFDHTSQEIMYDAQSTIRNSSGVDIVYWDISFLRVFDGERATWADGKIAKLFSQLPEKTSVGNATFSKNSPHIIAMDMLIEGATASQTTYLLLGGNTETGTLDTIFVNGQLCFPNFSTADDRVLFNANTNSNTKVLGQIKVDKSKISPVGFATALVQNAKLGVWFANGERTITTSAKDDLAKRFGARLSPNPVATDLITLQWKQPSSIKTNKIGVYDLMGKMVWSANKKFGAGDQSWSIPVDKLQAGMYVINLTLDGIGGSLKFIKQ
- a CDS encoding cysteine synthase family protein, with product MAFSYFNSVDETIGNTPIIKLQSISAQVNSNVYAKFESYNPGHSAKDRIALYIINKAEREGKLKPGGTIIECTSGNTGRSLAMIGGHRGYKCIFTVPNKISEEKKRILVALGAEVHVCPASVKPEDPRSYYSQAQFFADSIPNSYFVNQYYNMDNVDAHYHITGPEVWEQTNGEITHFLACSGSGGTLSGTSKYLKERNPNIRIIGVDAYGSVLKKYFEEGVFDKSIIKPYALEGVGKNIIPLTFITDHLDQMVQVKDQLAIKRAIKLTAEEGLMIGPSGGAAIQGVFEIRKNLKPTDQILILVPDHGSLYLSKLYDDEWMNENVYHKPRKNKYGIPSYHRMKKLLNGIYESYK